A stretch of DNA from Shewanella sediminis HAW-EB3:
TGGATGCCAGCCCTAAAAAATTCTCGGTTCGTTGCCAAAACAGGGCGAGAGGATGATTGCCCTTCTTGTGATAAACCTGTGCTGCGGGTAAGTATTCTTGTTGCCACTTTATCAGCTGGTTCGTTTGTTCGGTATCGGCGTTAACTAAGTAGCGGTGGCGGATAAGCTCTGCCGAAAACCCTAACCCGTTCATGTCTGCCGGATTAATCATGGCGCGCATAGCGACGCTATGCCCTTCCATTAATCGGTCAGGTTCGTGCACCAGCACCCGAGACACGATAAAGTCCTGCCCTGCGATGACGATCACGTCACCTATATTCAATGACAAACTTGCAAACAATCGAGCGTCTAACCAGATATCTCCAGTATTGGGGCCACCTTTGGTTACTTGTCCCTCTCCGTGCAGAGTTGTCGCCGTTAATAACTCTCCCTGCAAAGGATAGCTATCATCAACGGCTTTTAGTTTCGCCTGTTGCCATTGAGCCCCATGGGTCAGAGTCGTGCTAACTTGTTGGGTTGTCGCTATCTTATTGGTTAACTTTGACAGGGCTGATAGCTGCTGTGGTGTCAGCATTTGCTGCTGACTGATCACCGCATCGGCGCCCAGTAAACCCTGTAAATTATTTTGCAGATAATCTTGTATGCTGTTACTCGTCAAGCTTAGCGTGATGATAAATATCATCAATATGCCTTGTGTCCAGCGTAACAATCTCTGATAGGATGCCGATTTTTGTTGTTGAAAAAAGTGCCACGCAAGCTGAATATTTTGGGATAACATTATGCCACCTCAACATTTGCCAGCGGGTTATTAAGTTGGCCATCGGCTAATGAGAATACCTGTTGAGCACGATTGGCCAGCGCGTCACTGTGGGTAACAATAACCAGCCCAGCGTTATTTTCCCGGCAGCAATCAAACAAAATATCGGCAATACTGGCCGCGCTATCTTTATCCAGATTCCCTGTTGGTTCATCGGCAAAAATAAAATTTGGCTCGAAAACGAGCGCCCGCGCTATCGCCACACGTTGTTGCTCACCCCCACTTAATTCACTTGGCTTATGATTTTCTCTGTGTTGTAAACCAACCTTTTCCAGCCATATCTTTGCCTTATTCATAGCCCGCTTATCACCTCGCAGCTTTAACGGCAATGCCACATTATTTAGTGCGGTGAGCTCCGGCAACAGATGAAACTGTTGAAAAATAAAGCCAATGTCTGTTTTTAAATAGGCTAATGAATGGCTTTGGCCATTTTTTGAATAGATTCCCTGGCCTGAAGTTGGCTGCTCTAAACCAGACATCAACATTAATAAACTTGATTTACCAGCTCCGGAAGGTCCCGTAATCGCATAAGACTTACCTTGCTCGACTCGCAAATTTAGATTGTTAAACAAGGTTACTTTTGATTGAGTAGCCTGAAAAGACTGACTAATATTTTGTAGTTCAATGTAGCAAGACATGATTAAGACTCTATTTACTAAGCTGTACCGCCAATGTAAGTAGAGACTTGTGAAACGGATGTGAAATTGATCTATGGATTGCCCGGAATAGTTATCGACACCGCATAAAAACGCCCTCCTCACCGTGCGACTCACACAATGTAAAAGGGCGTATCTTCTAGGGCTCTCTCTAAATAAAGGGTGAGTAAAGCGAGGTCTAGGCATCCTTGCCAACTAACATGGGTGGCCAATTAGCTTTTTTGTCCGCTTGAAAACTTTTTAGCTATTTGATGAAGGAATTTCTCTGTTCATATGTCGAAACCATTTTTTTAGAGTAAGATTTTAAATCCGTAAGATATTCAGAAATATTTTTCGCATTTTCAATATCTGCATCATGCTCTATCGTGGTTTGATCAATTGTTAATACAAAGGCAGGTTGAAATTCAGATTGATATGTAACTTTTGTAACCAATCGGATTTTAGCATCCTTTACCCAAGTCACACTTTCAATAGATAAAGGATCTTCTTTATTTTTTTCTTTTTGTTTATTGATCTTTTCTATCATGCTTACCAAATCATCGTAGGCTGATGAATAAAGCTCTTTGGTATTAGCATTTACAGCTGTTGATGGCCCTTCATCGTCATTAAAGGTCACCTCATAGCTTGAAGTTAGCGTCTCACGATAGACTTTACCAAGTCTTACCTTTCCGGATGATAATTCGATTGTATTACCAAACTGCATATAATTTTGAATCTGGTCCATGCTAAAAACAGCAGCCGATACAATTATACACCCGCCTAAAACCAACATTCGTTTCATATTTGTCCCTTACTTCCCTGATAGTTACTTTTGATTGTCAGCTGCACTTTGTTCGTTTAAAGGCCTTATTGAACGAAGCCGCTTCGCGGCAGAAGCAACAACGACCAAGTCATCCATCTAAAGATTTATGCCCGAACACATTCCGTCTGAATTAAGAGTTAGCACTCTGAGACGTACACTCTAACCGTTTATATGACTGAATAACCTGACAAACCTAACACAAAGGAGAAATTTGTCATCAAACGCTCATAACAGAACTACCAAGCCCCCTCTAAAGATATTCTCGAAAGATTGGCCAGAGTAATTATCTATTCCACACAGAAACGCCCTTCTCACTGTGCGGCTCACACAATGATAAAAGGGCGTATATTCCAAACTAACCTGACTAGAACGAGGTTTAGGCATCCTTGCCTCCTGAAACATCCAAAATCGAATCTTTCAAGTGTTGATGTCAATGCTCGCCAACTAACATGGGTGGCCTATTAGTTGGATATTATGTCACTGTTTTGCAAATGCAAATGTCACAATCTCTTTTAAAGTAGCTTCACACCTTGCAGTGAGTTCGACTTTGCCATCAATATAATCTCGAACACGTTTCCATGAGTTATAAGGCTTATCGGTTGATTTAGCTTTTTCACCCTCTACTTGATCCCATAAAACATGTTCAAAAGTATCATCAACCAAGAAAACACTACCAGCATTTGCGACAGAAGCAATTTTGGCATTGGCCTTGAATGGGTGAATTGCTGCTTTCTCTAACAACTCTGCATCAGAAA
This window harbors:
- a CDS encoding ABC transporter ATP-binding protein, with translation MSCYIELQNISQSFQATQSKVTLFNNLNLRVEQGKSYAITGPSGAGKSSLLMLMSGLEQPTSGQGIYSKNGQSHSLAYLKTDIGFIFQQFHLLPELTALNNVALPLKLRGDKRAMNKAKIWLEKVGLQHRENHKPSELSGGEQQRVAIARALVFEPNFIFADEPTGNLDKDSAASIADILFDCCRENNAGLVIVTHSDALANRAQQVFSLADGQLNNPLANVEVA